In the Haloferula helveola genome, one interval contains:
- the thrS gene encoding threonine--tRNA ligase, protein MSERKTLEEREQMTDLERLRHSCAHVMATAILRIWPDAQFAYGPPVENGFYYDLEMEHRLSPEDFEKIEAEMRKVAKENQRFERKVVSREEAIALAESGRLGGLSERPGNPSRFKLDLIEKIPEGEEISCFQNGDFIDLCAGPHVGSTSKTKHAKLMAVSSSFYMGDKSKGQLQRVYGTAFPTKDELMTHLERLEEARKRDHRKLGRELQLFHIDEAVGQGLILWKPKGALVRRQLQDFITGELDKQGYSQVFTPHIGKLDLYRTSGHFPYYQESQYAPIPERDTLEKLADENATCDQLINGLESGEYEGYLLKPMNCPHHIKIYASEHHSYRDLPVRLAEFGTVYRWEQSGELGGMTRVRGFTQDDAHLFCTPDQVADEIRGCLGLVKKVLSSLGMADYKVRLSLRDPDSDKYVGSPENWDKAEAALRDAVTELGVEYTEELGEAAFYGPKIDFVVKDVIGRDWQLGTVQVDYNLPERFGLEYVGADNAVHRPVMIHRAPFGSLERFTGLLIEHFEGKFPTWLAPEQVRVLPISDKFLEDAEAVTAKLADAGIRVSLDRSSDKVGAKIRLARLDRVPYMLVLGAREVEEGTVSVRHRDKDDLGTKPLDDFIGTIREEIENRSL, encoded by the coding sequence ATGTCCGAACGGAAGACCCTCGAAGAACGTGAGCAGATGACGGATCTGGAGCGCCTGCGGCACTCCTGCGCGCACGTCATGGCCACCGCGATCCTGCGGATCTGGCCGGATGCCCAGTTCGCTTACGGGCCGCCGGTGGAGAACGGCTTTTACTACGACCTCGAGATGGAGCACCGGCTCTCGCCGGAGGATTTCGAGAAGATCGAGGCGGAGATGCGCAAGGTGGCGAAGGAAAACCAGCGCTTCGAGCGCAAGGTTGTCTCCCGCGAGGAAGCGATCGCGCTCGCCGAGAGCGGGCGTCTCGGCGGCCTGAGCGAGCGGCCGGGCAACCCGAGCCGGTTCAAGCTCGACCTGATCGAGAAGATTCCCGAAGGCGAGGAGATCTCCTGTTTCCAGAATGGCGACTTCATCGACCTGTGCGCCGGTCCGCACGTCGGATCGACGTCAAAGACGAAGCACGCCAAGCTGATGGCGGTGTCGTCGTCCTTCTACATGGGCGACAAGTCGAAGGGCCAGCTCCAGCGGGTCTACGGCACGGCGTTTCCGACGAAGGACGAACTGATGACCCACCTCGAGCGGCTTGAGGAAGCACGCAAGCGGGACCACCGGAAGCTCGGGCGTGAACTGCAGCTGTTCCACATCGATGAGGCGGTCGGCCAGGGGCTCATCCTGTGGAAGCCGAAGGGCGCGCTCGTCCGCCGGCAGCTGCAGGATTTCATAACCGGCGAGCTCGACAAGCAGGGCTACTCGCAGGTCTTCACGCCGCACATCGGCAAGCTCGACCTCTACCGCACGAGCGGGCACTTCCCATACTACCAGGAGAGCCAGTACGCGCCGATTCCCGAGCGCGACACGCTGGAGAAGCTGGCGGATGAGAACGCGACCTGTGACCAGCTGATCAACGGCCTCGAGAGCGGCGAGTACGAAGGCTACCTGCTCAAGCCGATGAACTGCCCGCACCACATCAAGATCTATGCGAGCGAGCACCACTCGTACCGCGATCTTCCGGTTCGTCTGGCGGAGTTCGGAACGGTCTACCGGTGGGAGCAGAGCGGCGAACTCGGCGGCATGACGCGCGTTCGCGGATTCACGCAGGATGATGCCCACCTCTTCTGCACGCCGGATCAGGTCGCCGACGAGATCCGCGGCTGCCTCGGACTGGTGAAGAAGGTGCTGAGCTCGCTCGGGATGGCCGACTACAAGGTCCGCCTCTCGCTGCGCGATCCCGACAGCGACAAGTACGTCGGCTCGCCCGAGAACTGGGACAAGGCCGAGGCGGCGCTGCGCGATGCGGTGACCGAACTCGGTGTGGAATACACCGAAGAGCTCGGCGAGGCGGCCTTCTACGGCCCCAAAATCGACTTCGTGGTGAAGGACGTGATCGGCCGCGATTGGCAGCTCGGCACGGTGCAGGTCGACTACAACCTGCCGGAACGCTTCGGCCTCGAGTATGTCGGTGCCGACAACGCGGTGCACCGTCCGGTCATGATCCACCGTGCGCCGTTCGGATCGCTGGAGCGTTTCACCGGCCTGCTGATCGAGCACTTCGAAGGCAAGTTCCCGACGTGGCTGGCGCCGGAACAGGTCCGCGTGCTGCCGATTTCCGACAAGTTCCTCGAGGACGCCGAAGCCGTCACTGCGAAGCTCGCCGATGCCGGAATCCGGGTCTCGCTCGACCGCAGCTCCGACAAAGTGGGCGCCAAGATTCGCCTTGCCCGGCTGGATCGGGTCCCGTATATGCTCGTGCTAGGCGCTCGCGAGGTCGAGGAGGGGACGGTTTCCGTCCGCCACCGCGACAAAGACGACCTCGGCACCAAGCCGCTTGATGATTTCATTGGAACGATACGCGAGGAAATTGAGAACCGGTCACTTTGA
- the infC gene encoding translation initiation factor IF-3: MAKKKKKFNRTPRDTTRVNDRIRAPRVRVVLPDGRQLGIMSSQEALSKAKLVGLDLVEIAAKADPPVCRIIDYGKYKYEQAKLKKQEKSAKNATRMKEIKFRVRTEQHDYNIKLNRIENFLEEGHKVRVVLQFRGRENAHRELGFEKLERIIGDLKTMAHVDQPPRLSGRALGMTLSPLPKAQQKRHFQLFHGELVEEDDFEDDEEDDDEEVVASDEESSDENTADRAEA, translated from the coding sequence ATAGCAAAGAAGAAAAAGAAATTCAACCGGACGCCTCGCGACACCACGCGTGTCAATGATCGCATTCGTGCGCCCCGTGTCCGGGTTGTTCTCCCCGACGGCAGGCAGCTCGGCATCATGAGCTCGCAGGAAGCGCTGAGCAAAGCGAAGCTGGTCGGTTTGGATCTGGTCGAAATTGCCGCCAAGGCGGATCCGCCTGTTTGTCGGATCATCGACTACGGCAAGTACAAGTACGAGCAGGCGAAGCTCAAGAAGCAGGAGAAGAGCGCGAAGAACGCGACCCGGATGAAGGAGATCAAGTTCCGCGTCCGGACCGAGCAGCACGACTACAACATCAAGCTGAACCGCATCGAGAACTTCCTCGAAGAGGGACACAAGGTGCGGGTGGTGCTCCAGTTCCGCGGTCGTGAGAACGCCCACCGCGAGCTCGGCTTCGAGAAACTCGAACGGATCATCGGCGACCTCAAGACGATGGCCCATGTCGACCAGCCGCCCCGTCTCTCGGGCCGGGCTCTGGGTATGACGCTCTCTCCGCTGCCGAAGGCCCAGCAGAAGCGCCACTTCCAGCTGTTCCACGGAGAGCTGGTGGAAGAAGACGACTTCGAGGACGACGAGGAAGATGACGACGAGGAAGTCGTGGCTTCGGACGAGGAATCCTCGGACGAGAACACGGCCGATCGCGCCGAGGCGTGA
- a CDS encoding HAD hydrolase-like protein, producing MSRPVKLWLFDIDGTLVDTGGAGMKALQDAALHCFGDVGPKLDLAGSTDSGIVRGMFDHFGRDPEPSGVEGFYARYLERLESNLAGGDFPGRVLPGAVALLDLLAGRADVTVGLLTGNIEAGARAKMRHFGLDHHFGFGAYGCDHHDRNRLGPVALARAEAHTGRSFSAAETLVIGDTPKDIACARAMGARCLAVATGAFDEDGLADADRVVDSLEASAAWSDYLD from the coding sequence GTGAGCCGTCCCGTCAAACTCTGGCTGTTCGATATCGACGGCACCCTGGTCGACACCGGAGGTGCCGGCATGAAAGCGCTGCAGGATGCGGCGCTTCACTGTTTCGGTGATGTCGGACCCAAGCTGGATCTGGCCGGCAGCACCGATTCGGGCATCGTCCGCGGCATGTTCGACCACTTCGGTCGCGATCCCGAGCCCTCGGGCGTCGAGGGATTCTATGCCCGCTACCTCGAGCGACTTGAATCGAATCTGGCGGGCGGAGACTTCCCCGGCCGAGTTCTTCCCGGGGCGGTGGCCTTGCTGGATCTGCTCGCGGGGCGGGCGGATGTGACGGTCGGCCTGCTGACCGGAAACATCGAGGCGGGCGCCCGCGCGAAGATGCGGCACTTCGGGCTCGATCACCATTTCGGCTTCGGCGCCTACGGCTGCGACCACCACGACCGCAACCGTCTGGGTCCGGTGGCGCTGGCGCGGGCCGAGGCCCACACCGGGCGGAGTTTCTCAGCGGCGGAGACCTTGGTCATCGGCGATACGCCGAAGGACATCGCCTGCGCCCGGGCCATGGGAGCGCGGTGTCTCGCGGTGGCGACAGGGGCGTTTGACGAGGACGGGCTGGCCGATGCCGACCGGGTCGTCGACTCGCTCGAAGCGTCCGCCGCCTGGAGCGACTACCTCGACTGA
- a CDS encoding prolyl oligopeptidase family serine peptidase, whose protein sequence is MKYLLQVLLLMTIPLCAAPTESKGTHKVSSGHELSYLLFEPDPALLPAGKPRPLVVFLHGAGERGDDLEKVKKHGPPTQAMEGAGLPFVLLAPQCPPGQWWDTDDVIDLIRHVAKEQSIDPKRIHLTGLSMGGFGTWNILAKAPELFASAVPICGAGEPKTAGAFKDMPIWAFHGTADEAVPVDGTRKMEAALEKADATDFRATYYDGVGHDSWTRTYSNPAVYAWMMLQSR, encoded by the coding sequence GTGAAATACCTGCTGCAAGTCCTTCTTCTCATGACCATCCCGCTCTGCGCCGCGCCCACCGAGTCCAAAGGAACCCACAAGGTCTCCTCCGGCCATGAGCTGTCCTACCTGCTGTTTGAGCCCGACCCCGCCCTTCTTCCCGCTGGCAAGCCACGTCCATTGGTCGTCTTCCTTCATGGGGCGGGAGAACGGGGGGACGACCTTGAGAAGGTCAAGAAGCATGGCCCTCCGACCCAAGCGATGGAAGGAGCCGGACTGCCATTCGTCCTTCTGGCTCCGCAATGCCCGCCCGGCCAGTGGTGGGACACCGACGACGTGATCGACCTGATCCGCCACGTGGCGAAGGAGCAATCGATCGACCCCAAGAGAATTCATCTCACCGGGCTGAGCATGGGCGGCTTCGGGACTTGGAATATCCTCGCCAAGGCGCCCGAGCTTTTTGCCTCCGCAGTGCCGATTTGTGGAGCCGGCGAGCCGAAAACCGCCGGGGCATTCAAGGACATGCCGATCTGGGCGTTTCATGGCACGGCCGACGAAGCCGTGCCGGTCGATGGCACCCGGAAGATGGAAGCGGCGCTCGAGAAAGCGGACGCCACCGACTTCCGCGCGACCTACTACGACGGGGTCGGACACGACAGCTGGACCCGGACCTATTCGAACCCGGCGGTCTACGCGTGGATGATGCTTCAGTCGAGGTAG
- a CDS encoding DUF4339 domain-containing protein produces the protein MSKKQDDWFVSRGGQRFGPVTFTQLMEAAKQGRLEPRTDLIFGGALAEWTPAGDVDGVFERKERRKEEPARRGHRAPDNSLADSGSYDSDSQPKTKLHLPGATRLGYFLGVTVLPTILAIGFARFIPEIADMVGEKFAQYTPLLVLIIPLLVLVITVKRFQNLAMSGWWTFGLLVPLMNWWLQYRLICCPTGYGYTKKMDPIGWILAVLYWLILVGGIAAYFVIGAVMINDLIESGQLQQFRNQFDELKAAIPTPAAE, from the coding sequence ATGTCGAAGAAGCAGGACGACTGGTTTGTTTCCCGTGGGGGACAGCGATTTGGTCCCGTCACGTTCACGCAGCTGATGGAGGCCGCCAAGCAGGGTCGTCTCGAGCCGCGGACGGATCTCATCTTCGGCGGAGCCTTGGCCGAATGGACGCCGGCCGGCGATGTGGATGGAGTTTTCGAACGCAAGGAGCGCAGGAAGGAAGAGCCGGCACGCCGTGGCCACCGGGCGCCCGACAACTCTCTGGCGGACAGCGGCAGCTACGACTCCGACTCCCAGCCGAAGACGAAGCTGCACCTGCCCGGCGCGACGCGGCTCGGCTATTTCCTCGGAGTCACCGTGTTGCCGACGATCCTCGCGATCGGATTCGCCCGGTTCATTCCGGAGATCGCGGACATGGTCGGGGAGAAGTTCGCCCAATACACGCCGCTCCTCGTCCTGATCATTCCTTTGCTGGTTCTGGTGATCACCGTGAAGCGTTTCCAGAACCTCGCCATGTCCGGCTGGTGGACGTTCGGGCTGTTGGTTCCGCTGATGAACTGGTGGCTGCAGTATCGCCTGATCTGCTGCCCGACCGGCTACGGATACACGAAGAAGATGGATCCGATCGGCTGGATCCTCGCCGTGCTTTACTGGCTGATTCTGGTCGGTGGTATCGCGGCCTACTTCGTGATCGGTGCGGTGATGATCAACGATCTCATCGAGTCGGGGCAGTTGCAGCAGTTCCGGAATCAGTTCGACGAGCTCAAGGCCGCGATTCCGACGCCGGCGGCGGAATGA
- a CDS encoding NAD(P)/FAD-dependent oxidoreductase, whose translation METVDVILSLEASEDAEAWKRAAAKRLGIEPSRVGEVRLLKHSIDARKRPVKVQLRLEVALDGALPETPLPTWSAPPLPSGARTVVIVGCGPAGMFAALRCLELGMKPVVLERGKDASSRRFDLAPILREGRVVEDSNYCFGEGGAGTFSDGKLYTRATKRGPVRKVYEVLVAHGAPERILIDSHPHIGSNLLPKVVMAMRESIRAAGGEVHFGAKVTGLLRSGGRLRGVEVADGREFVGDAVILATGHSARDIYRLLAEESVLMEAKPFAVGVRIEHPQPFIDRCQYHLRKEESRPRLLPAARYALATKIDDRGVHSFCMCPGGWIVPAATENDEVVVNGMSLSRRDSPFANSGLVVTVEPEDVAPFGKEHGILAGIAYQKDLERKAKAAGGGGQVAPGQRVADFLNGRVSDDLPEMSYFPGGNSVPLHEIMPKGIVRRMREGLRLFDRRIRGYAGKEALLLGFETRTSSPLRVPREKESLEHPELSGLFPCGEGAGYAGGIVSAALDGMRVAEAVEAVRHGGS comes from the coding sequence GTGGAAACCGTCGACGTCATCCTGTCGCTGGAAGCATCCGAGGATGCCGAGGCCTGGAAGCGTGCGGCTGCGAAGCGTCTCGGTATCGAGCCGTCGCGGGTTGGTGAGGTCCGGCTGCTGAAGCACTCGATCGATGCCCGCAAGCGGCCGGTGAAGGTGCAGCTGCGGCTTGAGGTGGCGCTCGATGGCGCCTTGCCGGAGACGCCTCTACCGACGTGGTCCGCACCTCCTTTGCCGTCCGGCGCGCGGACGGTGGTGATCGTCGGCTGCGGTCCGGCAGGGATGTTCGCGGCCCTGCGTTGCCTTGAGCTGGGGATGAAGCCGGTGGTGCTCGAGCGCGGCAAGGATGCCAGCTCGCGGCGCTTTGATCTCGCTCCGATCCTGCGGGAAGGCCGGGTGGTCGAGGACTCGAACTACTGCTTCGGCGAAGGCGGCGCCGGGACGTTCTCCGACGGCAAACTCTACACCCGGGCAACCAAGCGCGGGCCGGTGCGCAAGGTTTACGAGGTTCTGGTCGCGCACGGCGCGCCGGAGCGGATCCTGATCGATTCCCATCCCCACATCGGCTCGAACCTGTTGCCCAAGGTGGTGATGGCGATGCGCGAGTCGATCCGCGCCGCAGGTGGCGAGGTGCATTTCGGCGCGAAGGTGACCGGCTTGCTCCGCAGCGGCGGTCGGCTGCGTGGCGTCGAGGTTGCCGACGGTCGCGAGTTTGTCGGCGACGCGGTGATCCTTGCGACCGGTCACAGCGCGCGGGACATCTACCGGTTGCTGGCGGAGGAGTCGGTGCTGATGGAAGCCAAGCCGTTCGCGGTTGGCGTGCGCATCGAGCATCCGCAGCCGTTCATCGACCGTTGCCAGTATCACCTCCGGAAGGAGGAGTCGCGTCCACGACTGCTGCCGGCGGCGAGGTATGCGCTGGCGACGAAGATCGACGACCGTGGCGTGCACTCGTTTTGCATGTGCCCCGGTGGTTGGATCGTGCCGGCGGCGACCGAGAACGATGAGGTGGTGGTCAACGGGATGAGCCTTTCCCGTCGCGATTCGCCCTTCGCCAACTCGGGGCTGGTGGTGACAGTCGAGCCGGAAGACGTGGCGCCGTTTGGAAAGGAGCACGGGATCCTCGCCGGGATCGCCTACCAGAAGGATCTCGAACGGAAGGCCAAGGCGGCGGGCGGCGGTGGACAGGTGGCGCCTGGTCAACGGGTCGCGGATTTCCTGAACGGGCGTGTCTCGGACGACCTGCCGGAGATGAGCTATTTCCCCGGAGGCAATTCGGTGCCGCTGCACGAGATCATGCCGAAGGGGATTGTCCGGCGGATGCGCGAGGGTTTGCGGCTGTTTGACCGTCGGATCCGGGGCTATGCGGGGAAGGAGGCGTTGCTTCTCGGTTTCGAAACGCGGACAAGTTCGCCGTTGCGGGTTCCCCGTGAAAAGGAATCGCTCGAGCATCCGGAGTTGAGCGGCCTGTTTCCCTGCGGGGAAGGAGCGGGGTATGCCGGTGGGATCGTCAGTGCCGCGCTGGATGGGATGCGTGTGGCCGAAGCCGTCGAAGCGGTTCGCCACGGTGGTTCGTAG
- the murI gene encoding glutamate racemase has protein sequence MRNAPLGFFDSGVGGLTVVRAAQRLLPHEDIVYLGDTARVPYGSKSPETIRDFAAEDVRFLLSHHVKAIVIACNTATAHALPALRETFRVPILGVIEPGVEATLADPDTDRVGIIATRGTIRSHAYQHALAQRKTGLIIHAQSAPLLVPLIEEDWLDHAATTAALHTYLDPMVDKGIDALLLACTHYPLLVPTLEKFLPSDVRLIDSATTCAEHLKAELDRLDLLNDSEDRGKLQIHLTDLSEQFEMLARRFLAHPPGKIRRAIL, from the coding sequence ATGCGCAACGCGCCCCTCGGCTTCTTTGATTCCGGCGTCGGCGGACTCACCGTGGTCCGTGCGGCCCAGCGCCTGTTGCCGCATGAGGACATCGTCTATCTCGGCGACACCGCCCGCGTGCCCTACGGCTCGAAGAGCCCTGAGACGATCCGCGACTTCGCCGCCGAAGACGTCCGCTTCCTCCTCTCCCACCATGTGAAGGCGATCGTCATCGCCTGCAATACCGCCACCGCTCACGCGCTTCCGGCACTCCGGGAAACTTTCCGCGTTCCCATCCTCGGCGTGATCGAACCCGGCGTCGAAGCCACGCTCGCCGACCCCGACACCGACCGCGTCGGAATCATCGCCACCCGCGGCACGATCCGCAGCCACGCCTATCAGCACGCCCTCGCGCAGCGGAAGACCGGGCTCATCATTCACGCCCAATCCGCTCCGCTGCTCGTCCCGCTGATCGAGGAAGACTGGCTCGACCACGCCGCAACCACCGCCGCCCTCCACACCTACCTCGACCCGATGGTCGACAAGGGCATCGACGCCCTGCTGCTGGCCTGCACCCACTATCCTCTGCTGGTGCCGACATTGGAGAAATTCCTGCCGTCCGATGTCCGCCTGATCGATTCGGCCACCACCTGCGCCGAACATCTGAAGGCGGAGCTCGACCGTCTCGACCTGCTCAACGACTCCGAGGATCGCGGCAAACTCCAGATCCACCTGACCGACCTTTCCGAGCAATTCGAAATGCTCGCCCGCCGCTTCCTCGCCCACCCTCCCGGAAAGATCCGACGGGCGATTCTGTAG
- a CDS encoding 3-deoxy-7-phosphoheptulonate synthase codes for MTQQRTDDLRISGLNPLISPAVLNYFQPVTEKISELVAGARKEADAILKGEDDRLLVIVGPCSIHDPAAAVEYGKKLAPLIEQHRDDLQIIMRVYFEKPRTTVGWKGLINDPHLDGSFDINHGLKVARGLLIELAELGVPAGTEFLDTISPQYIADLIAWGAIGARTTESQIHRELASGLSMPVGFKNGTGGSIQIALDAIQSSSRPHHFLSVTKQGVSAIVSTTGNDSCHIILRGGKSGPNYEKNDVAEVITMLNEQELPPHVMVDCSHGNSLKDFRNQPLVADNLCNQIAGGSKDVAAVMVESNLVEGNQKLQPDLSKLTHGQSVTDACIGWDDTVEVLEKFAVAVRKRRG; via the coding sequence GTGACCCAGCAGCGCACCGACGACCTCCGCATTTCCGGCCTGAATCCCCTGATTTCCCCGGCGGTGCTGAACTATTTCCAGCCGGTCACGGAAAAGATCTCCGAGCTCGTCGCCGGGGCCCGCAAGGAAGCCGACGCCATTCTCAAGGGCGAGGACGACCGGCTGCTGGTCATCGTCGGTCCCTGCTCGATCCACGACCCCGCCGCGGCGGTCGAGTACGGCAAGAAGCTCGCTCCGCTGATCGAGCAGCACCGCGACGACCTGCAGATCATCATGCGGGTCTACTTCGAAAAGCCACGCACGACGGTCGGCTGGAAGGGGCTCATCAACGATCCGCACCTCGACGGTTCCTTCGACATCAACCACGGCCTCAAGGTCGCACGCGGCCTGCTGATCGAACTGGCCGAACTCGGCGTGCCGGCCGGGACCGAGTTCCTCGATACGATCTCGCCGCAGTACATCGCCGACCTCATCGCTTGGGGCGCGATCGGCGCGCGCACCACCGAAAGCCAGATCCACCGCGAGCTGGCCAGCGGCCTCTCGATGCCGGTCGGTTTCAAGAACGGCACCGGCGGTTCGATCCAGATCGCGCTCGACGCCATCCAGTCGTCGTCGCGTCCCCACCATTTCCTCTCGGTGACCAAGCAAGGGGTTTCGGCGATCGTGTCGACCACTGGCAACGACTCCTGCCACATCATCCTTCGCGGCGGCAAGTCGGGCCCAAATTACGAGAAGAACGATGTCGCCGAAGTCATCACGATGCTCAACGAACAGGAGCTGCCGCCTCACGTGATGGTCGACTGCTCGCACGGCAACTCGCTGAAGGACTTCCGCAACCAGCCCCTCGTCGCCGACAACCTCTGCAACCAGATTGCGGGTGGTTCGAAGGACGTCGCGGCGGTGATGGTCGAGTCGAACCTCGTCGAAGGAAACCAGAAGCTGCAGCCCGACCTGAGCAAGCTGACCCATGGCCAGAGCGTCACCGACGCCTGCATCGGCTGGGACGACACCGTGGAGGTCCTCGAGAAGTTCGCCGTCGCCGTCCGCAAGCGCCGCGGATGA
- a CDS encoding TIGR00730 family Rossman fold protein has protein sequence MSHHARKSPVPVERDFTAGLAPSGRRSFIGSTGDAALDERIVGMAREEAGETGYELLAEMMITAVRLSKSAVLPGDFKLMNRALKEMREAETVFEPWRDFRKVAVFGSARTKPDEPSYQAAVEFSRKMREHEFMTITGAGPGIMAAGNEGAGAEDSFGLNIVLPFEATANEFIAGDDKLVEFNYFFTRKLSFVKESDAAAGFPGGFGTMDEVFEALTLIQTGKAQVYPLVLVDEKGGTYWKFWEQFVRDHLLRPGLISEADLSLFKVTDDIDEAVEEVAGFYRVFHSYRYVGDKLVMRLMRPLTDASRSDLETRFSDVIKAGGMEQRGALDEESNEPRMKDLPRLVFRHRRGNFGRLRELIDAVNRAQTD, from the coding sequence ATGAGTCACCACGCCCGCAAGTCCCCGGTTCCGGTCGAGCGCGATTTCACGGCCGGTCTGGCGCCTTCGGGGCGGCGTTCGTTCATCGGATCGACGGGCGACGCGGCCCTCGACGAGCGGATCGTCGGGATGGCGAGGGAGGAGGCCGGGGAGACCGGTTACGAACTGCTCGCCGAAATGATGATCACCGCCGTGCGGCTCTCGAAGAGCGCGGTGCTGCCGGGGGACTTCAAGCTGATGAACCGGGCGCTGAAGGAGATGCGCGAGGCCGAGACGGTCTTCGAGCCGTGGCGGGATTTCCGCAAGGTTGCGGTTTTCGGGTCGGCCCGGACCAAGCCCGACGAACCGTCGTATCAGGCGGCCGTCGAGTTCTCGCGGAAGATGCGCGAGCACGAGTTCATGACGATCACCGGCGCGGGTCCGGGCATCATGGCGGCGGGCAACGAGGGGGCAGGTGCGGAGGACAGCTTCGGGCTGAACATCGTGCTGCCTTTCGAGGCGACCGCGAACGAGTTCATCGCGGGCGACGACAAGCTGGTCGAGTTCAACTACTTCTTCACCCGCAAGCTGTCGTTCGTGAAGGAGAGCGATGCCGCCGCGGGCTTCCCCGGCGGCTTCGGAACGATGGACGAGGTCTTCGAGGCACTTACGCTGATACAGACGGGCAAGGCGCAGGTCTATCCGCTGGTACTCGTGGATGAGAAAGGCGGGACGTATTGGAAGTTTTGGGAGCAGTTCGTCCGCGACCACCTTTTGCGGCCGGGCCTGATCTCCGAGGCGGACCTGTCGTTGTTCAAGGTCACCGACGACATCGACGAGGCGGTCGAAGAGGTCGCCGGATTCTACCGGGTCTTCCATTCCTATCGCTATGTCGGCGACAAGCTGGTGATGCGTCTGATGCGCCCGTTGACCGATGCCTCGAGGTCCGATCTCGAGACACGCTTTTCCGATGTGATCAAGGCAGGCGGGATGGAGCAGCGGGGAGCTCTCGATGAGGAATCGAACGAACCGCGGATGAAAGATTTGCCACGATTGGTTTTCCGACATCGTCGCGGCAACTTCGGCCGTCTGCGCGAGTTGATCGACGCGGTGAACCGGGCCCAGACCGACTGA
- a CDS encoding TlyA family RNA methyltransferase — translation MMAKKERVDVLLVERGLCDTREQAKRLVLAGEVRSGDRRIDKPSSKLPDDAPLELKEKPKYVGRGGLKMEGALDAFGISPEGRVCLDIGASTGGFTDCLLQRGAERVHAIDVGTNQLVWKIRSDPRVISKEKFNARNLVEEDLGERVELIVIDVSFISLTKILPAAFGVLLEGGSIVCLIKPQFELEREDIGKGGIVRDPELHERAVEKIRAFVGELGREWKGVIDSPITGTDGNREFLAWLA, via the coding sequence ATCATGGCGAAGAAGGAACGGGTCGACGTGTTGCTGGTCGAGCGGGGGTTGTGCGACACCCGCGAGCAGGCGAAGCGTCTGGTGCTGGCCGGTGAGGTGAGAAGCGGGGACCGCCGCATCGACAAGCCGAGCAGCAAGCTGCCCGACGACGCACCGCTCGAGCTGAAGGAGAAGCCGAAGTATGTCGGGCGCGGCGGATTGAAGATGGAAGGGGCGCTCGATGCTTTCGGCATCTCGCCGGAGGGCCGGGTCTGTCTGGATATCGGCGCCTCGACCGGCGGCTTCACCGACTGCCTGCTCCAGCGGGGCGCGGAACGGGTGCACGCGATCGACGTGGGAACCAACCAGCTGGTGTGGAAGATCCGCAGCGATCCTCGGGTGATCTCGAAGGAGAAGTTCAATGCGAGGAATTTGGTCGAGGAAGATCTCGGCGAACGGGTCGAGCTGATCGTGATCGATGTCTCGTTCATCTCGCTGACGAAGATCCTGCCGGCGGCCTTCGGTGTGCTCTTGGAAGGAGGCTCGATTGTCTGCCTGATCAAGCCTCAGTTCGAGTTGGAGCGGGAGGACATCGGCAAGGGCGGGATCGTGCGCGATCCGGAACTTCACGAGCGGGCGGTGGAGAAGATCCGCGCGTTTGTTGGAGAACTCGGACGCGAGTGGAAGGGCGTCATCGACTCACCGATCACCGGGACCGACGGGAATCGCGAGTTTCTGGCGTGGTTGGCGTAG